One region of Streptococcus salivarius genomic DNA includes:
- a CDS encoding amidase, with protein sequence MTINEWSDATTMAEAVQNKTVSPRELVETTIREAERTNPKINAIVSQRYDKALKEAEARDFSEKPFAGVPIFLKDLGQKQAGEPSTAGSRLFTSFHAKESDNYVKKLEELGFIVLGRSSTPEFGFKNISDAQIHGPVNLPDDVTRNAGGSSGGAAALVSSGISPLAPASDGGGSIRIPASFNGLIGLKPTRGRIPVGPSSFRGWQGASVQFALTKTVRDTKRLLYHMQMCQMESPFILPKLSKVSLEEPVRPLKIAFSTVSPIGGKVSESAIATTKKATRALESLGHHVHEISDQPLNGIEAMRSYYIMNSVETAAMFDSIEAGLERKMTFEDMELMTWAIFQSGQKIPAKIYSKILSQWDQYSHQMAKFHESYDILLTPTVADVAPKHGQFALSENLQNQLKHMADFDWPKQQELIWEMFADSLDWTPFTQQANLTGQPSISLPVYRDKQGLSLGVQLTAAKGREDLLLHLAQQMEERSVFS encoded by the coding sequence ATGACAATTAATGAGTGGTCAGATGCAACTACAATGGCTGAAGCCGTGCAAAATAAGACGGTCAGTCCCCGAGAACTAGTGGAGACTACCATTCGTGAAGCAGAGAGGACGAATCCTAAAATCAATGCTATCGTCAGTCAACGCTACGATAAAGCATTGAAAGAAGCAGAAGCTAGAGACTTCTCAGAGAAACCTTTTGCTGGAGTTCCGATTTTTCTAAAAGATTTAGGTCAAAAGCAAGCTGGTGAGCCGTCAACAGCGGGTTCTCGCCTATTTACAAGTTTTCATGCTAAGGAAAGCGATAATTATGTTAAGAAACTTGAGGAATTGGGCTTTATTGTTTTAGGGCGTTCTAGCACTCCTGAGTTTGGCTTCAAAAATATCAGTGATGCTCAGATTCATGGTCCTGTTAATTTGCCTGACGATGTGACACGAAATGCTGGCGGGTCAAGTGGTGGTGCGGCAGCTCTTGTGAGTTCTGGCATTTCTCCCTTGGCACCAGCTAGTGACGGTGGAGGCTCTATACGTATTCCAGCTTCCTTTAACGGTCTTATTGGTCTCAAACCTACAAGAGGACGAATTCCAGTCGGTCCTAGTTCTTTCCGTGGCTGGCAGGGAGCCTCTGTTCAGTTTGCTTTGACAAAGACTGTACGCGATACAAAACGCTTGCTCTATCACATGCAGATGTGTCAGATGGAAAGTCCCTTTATTCTACCGAAGCTTAGCAAAGTGTCTTTAGAAGAACCAGTTAGACCTTTGAAGATTGCTTTTTCAACTGTCTCTCCTATTGGTGGTAAGGTGTCAGAATCTGCTATTGCGACGACAAAAAAGGCTACTAGAGCATTGGAAAGTCTCGGACATCATGTGCATGAAATCAGCGACCAGCCCTTGAATGGGATTGAAGCTATGCGGTCTTACTACATTATGAATAGTGTGGAGACAGCAGCCATGTTTGATTCCATTGAGGCTGGTTTAGAACGGAAGATGACCTTTGAAGATATGGAGTTGATGACTTGGGCTATTTTCCAATCTGGGCAAAAGATTCCCGCTAAAATTTACTCTAAAATTCTATCCCAGTGGGATCAGTATAGCCATCAGATGGCGAAATTTCATGAGTCTTACGATATTCTTCTGACACCAACAGTTGCTGATGTGGCACCTAAGCATGGACAGTTTGCTCTCTCTGAAAACTTACAAAATCAACTCAAACATATGGCTGATTTTGACTGGCCAAAGCAACAGGAACTTATTTGGGAAATGTTTGCGGACAGCTTAGACTGGACACCTTTCACGCAACAAGCTAACCTGACGGGACAACCATCGATTTCTTTACCTGTCTATCGGGACAAGCAGGGTCTTTCACTCGGAGTTCAACTGACAGCTGCCAAGGGAAGGGAGGATCTCTTGTTACACTTGGCCCAACAAATGGAAGAACGTTCGGTTTTTAGCTAA
- a CDS encoding membrane protein encodes MKALMSYTSSFLEWLGRYVGLLVFGLLFVTTLFIRTTMMTGYFEWAEISSVPWYVYVSGGAILLLTLLWPRILKELTTKQIFIFFSVYFVSFGLLLIFLTSFAGRDDAGTVFKGAVQFNAGDFSLIKPGAYFYRYPHQLGLLSFERLVLYLIPLPVISVFYVLNLGMVIGMNYATWKITDELFTRPLVSRLAVIMSFGFLPLVFNIMFAYGLMYGLFFSSFAILFFLRYLRRGKARNAILSVVMLSLAYWVRSNNIILIIALSGILILLMLREKRYRYLLLVLAFFAFPMSLHKATTSYYEITTHQKIPGTPQIAWLAMGLQDKPDSKRMPGWYTGYVRDIYAKKKGNIEKIEKSANHLFDKRVQYLLAHPDEASWFFSTKFISSWTEGSFQSIWNGPSKDKFQPLWNRFATSIYHDGTLHLFFVTYMQGYLLVLYLGGVFYYAFTYKRMGDGATLGLYAFLYFFGGILFHLISETKSQYTLPYIYLQIPMIAAGYNHMTQILSRYLKNRRKSS; translated from the coding sequence ATGAAGGCTCTTATGTCATATACGAGTTCTTTTTTAGAATGGTTAGGGCGCTATGTGGGGCTCTTAGTCTTTGGGCTATTATTTGTAACTACTTTGTTCATTCGCACGACCATGATGACGGGATACTTTGAGTGGGCAGAGATTAGTAGCGTTCCTTGGTATGTTTATGTTTCAGGTGGGGCCATTCTGCTTTTGACCCTTCTCTGGCCCAGAATCTTAAAGGAACTGACAACAAAGCAGATTTTCATCTTTTTTTCCGTTTACTTTGTGAGTTTTGGCCTACTGTTGATTTTTCTGACCAGTTTTGCTGGTCGAGACGATGCAGGTACTGTCTTTAAAGGGGCGGTCCAGTTCAATGCTGGCGACTTCTCTTTAATAAAACCAGGAGCCTACTTCTACCGCTATCCGCATCAGTTAGGATTGCTTAGTTTTGAACGCTTGGTTCTCTATCTGATACCTTTACCGGTTATCTCGGTATTCTATGTATTGAATCTTGGCATGGTCATTGGTATGAACTATGCTACTTGGAAAATCACGGATGAACTGTTTACGAGGCCTTTAGTTAGTCGTTTGGCTGTCATCATGAGCTTTGGTTTTTTGCCTCTAGTCTTTAACATTATGTTTGCCTATGGACTTATGTATGGGTTGTTCTTTTCTAGTTTTGCTATTCTCTTTTTTCTACGTTACTTAAGACGTGGTAAGGCTAGGAATGCGATTCTTTCGGTGGTCATGCTATCATTGGCTTACTGGGTAAGGAGCAATAATATTATTCTCATTATTGCTCTATCTGGTATTCTAATACTCTTAATGCTTAGAGAAAAACGGTATCGCTATTTGCTTTTGGTTTTGGCTTTCTTTGCCTTTCCTATGAGCTTGCATAAGGCGACGACCAGTTACTATGAGATTACCACCCATCAAAAAATTCCTGGAACGCCTCAGATTGCTTGGCTGGCCATGGGCTTACAGGACAAGCCAGATTCTAAACGCATGCCAGGATGGTATACCGGCTATGTCCGTGACATTTACGCCAAGAAAAAGGGAAATATCGAAAAGATTGAAAAAAGTGCCAATCACCTTTTTGATAAGCGTGTTCAATATCTTCTAGCACATCCCGATGAGGCCAGTTGGTTCTTCAGTACCAAGTTTATCAGTTCTTGGACAGAGGGAAGCTTCCAGTCCATCTGGAATGGCCCAAGTAAAGACAAGTTTCAGCCTTTGTGGAATAGGTTTGCGACTTCTATCTATCACGATGGGACCTTGCATCTCTTTTTCGTAACCTATATGCAAGGCTATCTCCTAGTCCTATATCTTGGTGGTGTGTTCTACTACGCTTTCACTTATAAACGAATGGGAGACGGGGCAACGTTGGGACTTTATGCCTTTCTCTATTTCTTTGGTGGCATCCTCTTTCACCTCATATCTGAGACTAAGAGTCAGTACACTTTACCTTATATCTACTTACAGATTCCAATGATTGCGGCGGGCTACAACCATATGACTCAAATACTTAGCCGCTATCTAAAAAATAGGCGAAAGTCATCCTAG
- a CDS encoding dihydroorotate dehydrogenase, protein MSEIKSENRLAISLPGLDLKNPIIPASGCFGFGQEYAKYYDLDKLGSIMIKATTANPRFGNPTPRVAETPSGMLNAIGLQNPGVDAVLSEKLPWLQEHYPELPIIANVAGFSNEEYAEVSHKISKASNVKAIELNISCPNVDHGNNGLLIGQVPELAYAAVKASVSHSDVPVYVKLTPSVADITSVAKAVEDAGATGFTMINTLVGTRYDLATRKPIIANGQGGMSGPAVFPVALKLIRQVALASDLPIIGMGGVDSAEAAIEMFIAGASAIGVGTANFADPYACPKIIDRLPEVMDKYGITTLEDLRKEVRRELLGK, encoded by the coding sequence ATGTCAGAGATTAAATCAGAAAATCGTTTAGCTATTAGCCTTCCAGGGCTCGACTTGAAAAATCCTATTATCCCAGCCTCAGGTTGCTTTGGTTTTGGTCAAGAGTATGCCAAGTATTATGATTTGGATAAACTAGGTTCAATCATGATTAAGGCTACGACTGCCAACCCTCGTTTTGGTAATCCAACACCCCGCGTGGCAGAAACTCCATCAGGCATGCTTAATGCCATTGGCTTGCAAAATCCAGGTGTTGATGCTGTCTTGTCTGAAAAACTCCCTTGGTTGCAGGAGCATTATCCTGAGCTTCCAATCATTGCCAATGTGGCTGGATTTTCAAACGAAGAATATGCTGAAGTCTCTCACAAGATTTCCAAAGCTAGCAACGTCAAGGCAATCGAGCTTAATATCTCGTGTCCAAACGTGGACCATGGCAATAACGGACTCCTCATCGGACAAGTCCCAGAGCTTGCCTATGCGGCAGTAAAAGCCAGTGTCTCTCACTCTGATGTGCCCGTCTATGTCAAACTGACACCAAGCGTGGCTGACATCACAAGTGTCGCCAAAGCAGTCGAAGATGCCGGTGCGACAGGATTCACCATGATTAACACCTTGGTCGGAACACGCTATGACTTGGCGACTCGTAAACCTATCATTGCCAACGGTCAAGGTGGTATGTCAGGACCAGCTGTCTTCCCAGTAGCCCTTAAACTTATTCGCCAAGTTGCTCTAGCTTCAGACCTTCCAATCATCGGAATGGGGGGTGTCGACAGTGCCGAAGCCGCTATCGAAATGTTTATCGCTGGTGCCTCAGCCATCGGTGTCGGAACAGCCAACTTCGCAGATCCCTATGCCTGTCCTAAAATCATTGATCGCCTCCCTGAAGTCATGGACAAGTACGGCATCACAACACTTGAAGACTTGCGTAAGGAAGTTAGAAGAGAGTTGTTGGGGAAATAG
- a CDS encoding transporter substrate-binding domain-containing protein: MKKRFFAVVSLILAAVFLVACSSQSTGEKNWEKIEKRGSIKVATAGTLYPQTYHDDKNNLTGYDVEILKEVGKRLKLKIEFTEMGVDGMLTAVNSGQVDIANYSLEDDNKNVKKFLRSEPYKYSFTSMVVRESDNSGISSWKDLKGKKAAGAASTKYMKIAKKMGAELVVYDNVTNDVYMQDLVNGRTDVIVNDYYLQKMAVAAIKDKYPVKINDGIYSNPYSTSFTFSLKNKTLQEKVNKAIKDMKKDGTLTKISEKFFAGQDVTKKTKVDYTEIDISDVE; the protein is encoded by the coding sequence ATGAAAAAGAGATTTTTCGCCGTAGTTAGCCTAATTTTGGCTGCGGTCTTTTTGGTTGCCTGCTCGTCACAGAGTACAGGTGAGAAGAACTGGGAAAAGATTGAGAAACGTGGTAGCATCAAGGTTGCGACTGCTGGAACACTTTACCCACAAACCTACCACGATGATAAGAATAATCTGACTGGTTATGACGTTGAGATTCTCAAAGAAGTTGGAAAACGTCTTAAGTTGAAAATTGAATTCACTGAGATGGGCGTGGATGGCATGCTTACTGCTGTAAATAGTGGTCAAGTCGATATCGCCAACTACTCACTCGAAGACGACAACAAGAATGTCAAAAAATTCTTGCGTTCTGAACCATACAAGTATTCATTCACTTCTATGGTAGTTCGTGAATCAGATAACTCAGGAATTTCTTCATGGAAGGACCTTAAAGGCAAGAAAGCAGCCGGTGCTGCAAGTACTAAGTACATGAAGATTGCCAAAAAAATGGGTGCTGAACTCGTCGTCTATGACAATGTTACCAATGACGTTTATATGCAAGACTTGGTAAATGGTCGTACAGACGTTATCGTCAACGATTACTATTTGCAAAAGATGGCAGTAGCTGCTATCAAAGATAAGTACCCTGTTAAGATCAACGACGGCATCTACAGTAACCCTTACTCAACAAGCTTTACTTTCTCATTGAAGAATAAAACTCTTCAAGAAAAAGTTAATAAAGCTATCAAAGATATGAAGAAAGATGGTACCCTTACCAAGATTTCAGAGAAGTTCTTTGCTGGTCAAGACGTTACAAAGAAAACGAAAGTTGACTACACTGAGATTGACATCTCTGATGTTGAATAA
- the pyrF gene encoding orotidine-5'-phosphate decarboxylase has translation MRENRPVIALDFPTFEDVKAFLAKFPADEKLYVKIGMELYYAAGPEIVRYVKDLGHSVFLDLKLHDIPNTVKSAMRVLSNLGVDMTNVHAAGGVEMMKAAREGLGDGPILIAVTQLTSTSEEQMRDFQNIQTTLQESVVHYAKKTAEAGLDGVVCSAHEVAKIKEATNEDFVCLTPGIRPAGAAVGDQKRVMTPADARQIGSDYIVVGRPITQADDPVAAYHDIKAQWNGQ, from the coding sequence ATGAGAGAAAATCGTCCTGTTATTGCCCTTGATTTCCCGACTTTTGAGGATGTGAAGGCTTTCCTTGCTAAGTTTCCTGCTGATGAAAAGCTCTATGTGAAGATTGGTATGGAGCTCTACTATGCTGCTGGGCCTGAGATTGTGCGCTACGTTAAAGACCTTGGCCATAGTGTTTTCCTTGACCTTAAGCTTCACGATATTCCAAATACTGTGAAATCAGCTATGCGTGTCTTGTCTAACCTTGGCGTTGATATGACTAATGTGCATGCGGCTGGTGGTGTGGAAATGATGAAGGCTGCGCGTGAGGGCTTGGGAGATGGTCCAATCTTGATTGCTGTAACACAGTTGACCTCTACCTCTGAAGAGCAGATGCGTGATTTCCAAAATATCCAAACCACACTTCAAGAATCAGTGGTTCATTATGCTAAGAAGACTGCTGAAGCAGGTCTTGATGGTGTTGTCTGCTCAGCACACGAAGTAGCAAAAATCAAAGAAGCGACAAATGAAGATTTCGTTTGTTTGACACCTGGTATCCGTCCAGCAGGAGCAGCAGTTGGTGACCAAAAACGTGTCATGACACCTGCCGATGCCCGTCAAATTGGTTCAGATTACATTGTTGTTGGTCGTCCAATTACACAAGCTGACGATCCAGTAGCAGCTTATCACGACATTAAGGCCCAATGGAACGGTCAATAA
- a CDS encoding Rqc2 family fibronectin-binding protein, translating into MSFDGFFLHHMTAELREQVLYGRIQKVNQPFERELVLTIRNNRQNYKLLLSAHPVFGRIQTTKADLPNPQNPNTYTMIMRKYLQGAVIEDIQQLENDRVLEISVSNKNEIGDSVKVTLVMEIMGKHSNIILIDKNESKIIESIKHVGFSQNSYRTILPGSTYIAPPKTDAKNPFDIPDEKLFEILQTEDLSARNLQKLFQGLGRDTANELSTLLETDKLKNFRSFFNREVKPNLTAKAFSAVRFSDSQDQPEFETLSALLDYYYLDKAARDRVAQQASDLIHRVQNELEKNKKKLVKQEKELAATENAEEFRQKGELLTTYLSMVPNDKDSVELDNYYTGEKITIPLNVALTPNQNAQRYFKKYQKLKEAVKHLTGLIEETKQTIDYLESVEFSLSQANMDEIEDIREELVQAGFMKRRSTDKRHKRKKPEQYLASDGKTIIMVGRNNLQNEELTFKMAKKGELWFHAKDIPGSHVVIKDNLNPTDEVKTDAAELAAYYSKARLSNLVQVDMIDVKKLNKPTAGKPGFVTYTGQKTLRVTPTEEKIDSMRMK; encoded by the coding sequence ATGTCTTTTGACGGCTTTTTTCTTCATCATATGACGGCTGAGTTGCGTGAGCAGGTTCTCTACGGGCGTATTCAGAAGGTTAATCAGCCTTTTGAGCGTGAGTTGGTCCTGACTATTCGTAACAATCGTCAGAATTACAAGCTTCTGCTTTCGGCTCATCCTGTTTTTGGGCGTATTCAGACGACCAAGGCTGACTTGCCAAATCCACAGAATCCAAACACCTATACCATGATTATGCGGAAATACCTTCAAGGAGCGGTTATCGAGGATATCCAACAGTTGGAAAATGACCGTGTCCTTGAGATTTCTGTATCAAACAAAAACGAAATCGGTGACAGCGTCAAGGTTACTCTAGTTATGGAAATCATGGGGAAACACTCCAATATTATCCTGATTGACAAGAACGAAAGCAAAATCATTGAGTCTATCAAGCATGTTGGTTTCTCACAAAATAGTTACCGTACTATTCTGCCTGGATCTACCTATATTGCTCCTCCTAAGACAGACGCTAAGAATCCTTTTGATATTCCAGACGAAAAACTCTTTGAAATTCTACAAACAGAGGATTTGTCAGCTAGAAACCTTCAAAAACTTTTCCAAGGTTTGGGGCGTGACACGGCCAATGAATTATCAACCTTACTTGAGACTGATAAACTCAAGAATTTCCGTTCCTTCTTCAATCGTGAAGTAAAGCCAAACTTAACGGCTAAGGCATTTTCAGCTGTAAGATTCTCAGATAGTCAGGACCAACCTGAGTTTGAAACCTTGTCAGCCCTATTGGACTACTACTATTTGGACAAGGCGGCGCGTGACCGTGTGGCTCAACAGGCGAGTGATTTGATCCATCGTGTGCAAAATGAACTGGAAAAAAACAAGAAAAAGCTTGTTAAACAGGAAAAAGAGCTTGCGGCGACTGAAAATGCTGAGGAGTTCCGTCAAAAAGGGGAACTTTTGACCACCTACCTCAGCATGGTGCCAAATGACAAGGATAGTGTCGAGTTAGACAACTACTACACTGGTGAAAAGATTACGATTCCTCTAAATGTGGCTCTGACTCCTAACCAAAATGCTCAGCGTTACTTCAAGAAATACCAGAAACTTAAGGAAGCTGTTAAGCACTTGACTGGTTTAATTGAGGAAACCAAGCAGACTATTGACTATCTGGAAAGTGTGGAGTTCAGTCTTTCTCAAGCCAACATGGATGAAATCGAGGATATTCGTGAGGAGCTTGTTCAGGCTGGCTTTATGAAGCGTCGTTCAACTGACAAGCGCCACAAACGTAAGAAACCTGAACAGTATCTAGCTTCTGATGGCAAGACCATTATCATGGTTGGTCGTAACAACCTGCAAAATGAGGAGTTGACCTTCAAGATGGCTAAAAAAGGTGAGCTCTGGTTCCACGCCAAGGATATTCCAGGGAGTCACGTGGTTATCAAGGACAATCTTAATCCAACCGACGAGGTCAAAACTGATGCGGCTGAATTGGCAGCCTACTATTCTAAGGCACGTCTGTCAAACTTGGTTCAAGTCGATATGATTGATGTTAAGAAACTCAATAAACCAACGGCAGGTAAGCCTGGATTTGTAACTTATACGGGACAAAAGACCTTACGTGTCACACCGACTGAAGAAAAAATTGATAGTATGCGGATGAAGTAA
- the pyrE gene encoding orotate phosphoribosyltransferase codes for MTLASQIASDLLDIKAVYLKPEEPFTWASGIKSPIYTDNRITLSYPETRTLIENGFVEKIKEEFPEVEVIAGTATAGIPHGAIIADKMNLPFAYIRSKPKDHGAGNQIEGRVVKGEKMVVVEDLISTGGSVLDAVAAAEREGADVIGVVAIFTYELPKAEKNFADAGVKLVTLSNYTELIKVAKVQGYITADGLQLLKKFKENQETWQD; via the coding sequence ATGACATTAGCATCACAAATCGCATCTGACTTGCTCGATATCAAGGCTGTTTACCTTAAACCTGAAGAACCATTTACATGGGCATCAGGAATCAAATCACCAATCTACACAGACAACCGTATTACTTTGTCTTATCCAGAAACTCGTACCCTTATTGAAAATGGTTTTGTGGAAAAGATTAAGGAAGAATTCCCTGAAGTAGAAGTGATTGCAGGTACTGCAACTGCTGGTATTCCTCACGGTGCGATTATCGCTGACAAGATGAACCTTCCATTTGCCTACATCCGTAGCAAACCAAAAGATCACGGTGCTGGTAACCAAATCGAAGGTCGTGTGGTTAAAGGCGAAAAAATGGTTGTTGTTGAAGACTTGATTTCAACTGGTGGTTCAGTACTTGATGCTGTAGCAGCTGCAGAGCGTGAAGGGGCTGATGTTATCGGTGTTGTGGCTATCTTCACTTACGAATTGCCAAAAGCTGAGAAAAACTTCGCGGATGCTGGTGTGAAATTGGTTACTCTTTCAAACTACACTGAGTTGATCAAGGTTGCTAAAGTTCAAGGCTACATCACAGCAGATGGACTTCAACTTTTGAAGAAATTCAAAGAAAATCAAGAAACTTGGCAAGACTAA
- a CDS encoding DJ-1 family glyoxalase III: MTKVAVVFADGFEEIEALSPVDVFRRAGFDCSMLGLESASVTGSHGIQVAMDGVFDGNFADYDLVVLPGGMPGSTNLRDNETLIASLQEAAKAGKYVAAICAAPIVLERAGLLEGRKFTCFPGVEDQIASGEHQTDLVVVDGNIVTSRGAGTALAFAYALVDLLGGDGQQLAHTMIYDRLFQ; this comes from the coding sequence ATGACAAAAGTAGCAGTAGTATTTGCGGACGGATTTGAAGAAATCGAAGCCTTGAGCCCAGTGGATGTCTTTCGCCGAGCAGGATTTGACTGTAGCATGCTAGGACTTGAAAGTGCGTCAGTAACTGGCTCACACGGGATTCAAGTCGCTATGGATGGTGTATTTGATGGCAATTTTGCGGATTATGACTTGGTGGTCCTTCCTGGAGGTATGCCTGGCTCAACTAATCTACGCGATAACGAAACTTTGATTGCCTCTCTTCAAGAGGCTGCAAAAGCTGGAAAATATGTTGCTGCCATTTGTGCAGCACCAATTGTTCTCGAACGTGCTGGCTTGCTCGAAGGGCGTAAATTCACATGTTTCCCAGGTGTTGAGGACCAAATTGCATCTGGCGAGCATCAAACTGACTTGGTGGTTGTTGATGGCAATATTGTCACTAGCCGTGGTGCCGGAACAGCCCTAGCCTTTGCCTACGCCTTGGTTGATTTGTTGGGTGGCGATGGTCAACAGTTGGCTCATACTATGATTTACGACAGATTGTTCCAATAA
- a CDS encoding dihydroorotate dehydrogenase electron transfer subunit, with product MILVEDLTIVSQREIAPRIFEMVLKGEMVADMKVGQFVHLKVPDPSKLLRRPISISEIDYDKKEATIVYRVEREGTAILSKMIAGQTIDTMGPQGNGFDISVIEAGQKALLVGGGIGVPPLVETAKQLKAKGVEVVSVIGFANKDAVILEDKLRACGEVYVTTDDGSYGIKGYVSTVIDGFDWTPDAVYSCGAPGMLKYVDSKFENHPHAYVSMEARMACGMGACYACVVHVKGESDAKNLRVCEEGPVFPTGKVIV from the coding sequence ATGATATTAGTTGAAGATTTAACCATTGTGAGTCAGCGTGAGATTGCACCTCGTATTTTCGAAATGGTGCTTAAGGGAGAGATGGTTGCAGATATGAAGGTTGGTCAGTTTGTCCACCTCAAGGTACCAGACCCAAGCAAGCTCCTTCGTCGTCCAATTTCCATTTCAGAGATTGACTATGACAAGAAAGAGGCAACCATTGTCTATCGAGTGGAACGCGAGGGAACAGCTATCCTTTCTAAGATGATAGCCGGTCAAACTATTGATACCATGGGTCCTCAAGGAAATGGCTTTGATATTTCCGTTATTGAGGCTGGGCAAAAAGCCCTCCTCGTTGGTGGAGGAATCGGTGTGCCGCCTTTGGTTGAGACGGCTAAGCAGTTGAAGGCTAAGGGAGTTGAAGTTGTATCAGTCATTGGTTTTGCCAATAAGGATGCTGTCATTTTGGAGGATAAACTCAGAGCTTGTGGTGAAGTCTACGTGACGACTGATGACGGTTCATACGGTATCAAGGGTTACGTTTCGACAGTTATTGATGGTTTCGACTGGACTCCAGATGCCGTGTATAGTTGCGGAGCTCCAGGCATGCTTAAATATGTCGATAGCAAGTTTGAAAACCATCCTCATGCCTATGTTTCTATGGAAGCTCGCATGGCTTGTGGTATGGGGGCTTGCTATGCCTGTGTGGTTCACGTTAAAGGAGAGTCGGACGCCAAAAATCTTCGTGTTTGCGAAGAAGGGCCAGTCTTCCCTACCGGAAAAGTCATTGTCTAG
- a CDS encoding TraX family protein gives MNDIKKICNATNLKYLAVALMFLDQIYQMFGSMGAPIWLTMLGRLVFPIFLFLAADSFHYTHDRMSYLRRLLYMSWFMTIGNTIIGSLFHNGSIGLTNNAFSTFFITGIFICSWDLLAKGLRDKSNKELIQGIGVFLLPILSSIPVVILSGIFETPHANPIVVQIVAFILSLVPSIIMVEGGFVMVILGLLFYIFRTNRMAQIIVLAVISVIAHLFDPTGVQWMMVFAAIPMYFYNGERGSGNKNFFYIFYPAHIYLLWILASLLR, from the coding sequence ATGAACGATATTAAAAAGATATGCAATGCGACTAATTTGAAATACCTAGCTGTTGCACTTATGTTTTTGGACCAAATCTATCAGATGTTCGGGAGTATGGGAGCACCTATATGGTTGACGATGTTAGGGCGTTTGGTTTTTCCTATCTTCCTCTTTCTAGCCGCAGATAGTTTCCATTATACTCATGACCGAATGTCCTACCTTAGACGTCTCCTTTACATGAGTTGGTTCATGACCATTGGCAACACCATCATTGGTAGTCTCTTTCATAATGGTAGTATCGGTTTAACCAACAATGCCTTTTCAACCTTCTTTATCACTGGGATTTTTATTTGCTCTTGGGATTTGTTGGCTAAGGGGCTTCGCGATAAATCGAACAAGGAGTTGATTCAAGGGATTGGTGTCTTTCTCCTGCCGATTCTTTCATCTATTCCGGTTGTAATCCTTTCAGGCATATTTGAAACGCCACATGCAAACCCAATCGTTGTGCAGATTGTAGCCTTTATCTTGTCACTTGTGCCAAGTATTATCATGGTTGAGGGTGGCTTTGTCATGGTTATTTTGGGGTTGTTATTCTATATTTTCCGTACCAATCGCATGGCTCAAATCATTGTCTTAGCTGTTATTTCAGTGATTGCCCATCTCTTTGATCCGACAGGAGTTCAGTGGATGATGGTTTTTGCTGCGATTCCTATGTATTTTTATAATGGTGAGCGTGGTAGTGGTAACAAGAATTTCTTCTATATTTTCTACCCAGCCCATATTTATCTCTTGTGGATCCTAGCAAGTTTGCTTAGATAA